A section of the Triticum dicoccoides isolate Atlit2015 ecotype Zavitan chromosome 7A, WEW_v2.0, whole genome shotgun sequence genome encodes:
- the LOC119333254 gene encoding serine--glyoxylate aminotransferase, whose product MDYMNGPGRNHLFVPGPVNIPDQVIRAMSRQNEDYRSPAIPALTKTLLEDVKKIFKTTTGTPFLFPTTGTGAWESALTNTLSPGDRIVSFSLGQFSLLWIDQQQRLGFSVDVVESDWGYGADLGALESKLRTDSQHTIKAICIVHNETATGVTNDLHAVRKLLDAYRHPALLLVDGVSSICALDFRMDEWGVDVALTGSQKALSLPTGLGIVCASPKALEAAKTAKSVRVFFDWKDYLKFYKMGTYWPYTPSIQLLYGLRAGLDLLFEEGLDNVIKRHTRLGTATRLAVAAWGLKNCTAKEENFSDTVTAVVVPPYIDSSEIVKHAWKRYNLSLGLGLNKVAGKVFRIGHLGHLNELQLLGCLGGVEMVLKDIGYPVKLGSGVAAAAAYLSNSTPLIPSRI is encoded by the exons ATGGACTACATGAATGGGCCAGGCCGGAACCACCTGTTCGTCCCTGGGCCGGTGAACATCCCGGACCAGGTGATCCGCGCCATGAGCCGGCAGAACGAGGACTACCGCTCGCCGGCGATCCCGGCCCTCACCAAGACCCTGCTGGAGGACGTGAAGAAGATCTTCAAGACCACCACCGGCACCCCCTTCCTCTTCCCCACAACTGGCACCGGCGCCTGGGAGAGCGCGCTCACCAACACGCTCTCCCCGGGGGACCGGATCGTGTCCTTCTCGCTGGGGCAGTTCAGCCTGCTGTGGATCGACCAGCAGCAGCGCCTCGGCTTCAGCGTGGACGTGGTGGAGTCCGACTGGGGCTACGGCGCCGACCTCGGCGCCCTCGAGTCCAAGCTCCGCACTGACTCGCAGCACACCATCAAGGCCATCTGCATCGTCCACAACGAGACCGCCACCGGCGTCACCAACGACCTCCACGCCGTCCGCAAGCTCCTCG ATGCGTACCGGCACCCGGCGCTGCTGCTGGTGGACGGGGTGTCGTCCATCTGCGCGCTGGACTTCCGCATGGACGAGTGGGGCGTGGACGTGGCGCTGACGGGGTCGCAGAAGGCGCTGTCGCTGCCGACGGGGCTGGGCATCGTGTGCGCCAGCCCCAAGGCGCTGGAGGCGGCCAAGACGGCCAAGTCGGTGCGCGTCTTCTTCGACTGGAAGGACTACCTCAAGTTCTACAAGATGGGCACCTACTGGCCCTACACGCCCTCCATCCAGCTCCTCTACGGCCTCCGCGccggcctcgacctcctcttcgagGAGGGCCTCGACAATGTCATCAAGAGGCACACACGCCTCGGCACCGCAACAAG GCTGGCGGTGGCGGCGTGGGGGCTCAAGAACTGCACTGCGAAGGAGGAGAACTTCAGCGACACGGTCACCGCCGTCGTCGTGCCGCCGTACATCGACAGCTCCGAGATCGTGAAGCACGCGTGGAAGCGGTACAACCTCAGCCTCGGGCTCGGGCTGAACAAGGTCGCCGGCAAGGTCTTCAGGATCGGCCACCTCGGCCACCTCAACGAG CTGCAACTTCTGGGCTGCCTCGGCGGGGTGGAGATGGTGCTCAAGGACATCGGGTACCCGGTGAAGCTCGGCAGCGGCGTGGCGGCCGCCGCGGCGTACCTCTCGAATTCCACGCCCCTCATCCCCTCCAGGATCTGA